The nucleotide sequence GCGGATCAGCAACTTACGATGCATATGGTAAAGTTATTACTGACAACCGTGAATTTGCAGCCAATGATGCCCAGGTATCTTATCAGAACTATACGCAGGTTTACAATTGTAATCCTTGGGATCACCAGGCACCTCATAATATTAAAGATGCAACATTTATAAAATTGAGAGAAATCGCCTTAAATTATACGTTGCCTTCATCACTGGTAAGCAAATGGTCTTTACAGAAATTAAGCTTTGGTATTATCGGCCAGAACCTGTTTTTGTGGACAAAGGAATTTAAATTCTCTGATCCCGATCGTGGTCAGGAAAACTTAAACTCTCCAGCCCAGAGATATGTAGGGTTCAATATTAATGTTACGTTATAATCATTCAGCTTTATGAAAAAGATAGCATTCATACTCATGTCTCTGCTTTTGGTAGCATGCGGAGATTTCGACGAAATAAATACCAATCCGGACACAACAACATCTGTCACACCGGAATTTCTTGCTACTAGTATAATTTACAATATGACAGCCTCATCCAGTAACAAGGCTTTTCTTAACGATTCCTGGGTTATGAAAAGCACTGGGTATACTGAACTCATGGAAAATTACATGTATAACAAGTTCGATCGCTATGGATTTGGAGGTTACAGCCTGCTGATCAGTGCAGATAAAATGCTGACTATAGCTGAAGCTGACAATTCACGAAAGGATAGTGAACTAAACGCCTTTCGGGGTATTAATATGTTTGCCCAGGCATACATATTCTACAATGAAACAATGGCATTGGGTGATGTGCCTTGTTCTGAGGCTTTAAAAGGAGAAACTGAAGGTCTTTTTACTCCTAAATACGATACACAGGAAGAGGTATTTTATATTATACTTAAAGACCTTGAGAAGGCATCTGATTACTTCAGTAAAGCTACTTCTTTTCATGGTGATTTTGTTTACAACGGCGATCCCGACAAATGGATGCGCACAGTAAATAGTTTTACGCTTCGCGTATTAAGTATGTTGAATAAAAAAGGAACTGTTAAAGATATTTCTGTTCAACAGATGTTTGAAACTTTTGCACAAAAGCCTCTTATCGAAAATGAAGATGCTAGCTTTGCCCGTACCTATTCATCAAAAAGTGGTCAATGGTATCCGTTTTACTATGAACAGAATATGTTCTGGATGTACCCGGTTATGTCGTCATTCCTGGTTGATATGATGAAGGGATTAAATGACTACCGCCTTTTCTATTATGCAGAACCAGCTGAAGCGCTGGCCTCCAAACCGGAAAATTCTTTTGAAGCATACAGCGGAGTTGATCCTGTAATGGAAAATGGTAAAGCTCAGGCAGAATGTACAGAAGGAAAACATTCAGCA is from uncultured Macellibacteroides sp. and encodes:
- a CDS encoding SusD/RagB family nutrient-binding outer membrane lipoprotein, translating into MKKIAFILMSLLLVACGDFDEINTNPDTTTSVTPEFLATSIIYNMTASSSNKAFLNDSWVMKSTGYTELMENYMYNKFDRYGFGGYSLLISADKMLTIAEADNSRKDSELNAFRGINMFAQAYIFYNETMALGDVPCSEALKGETEGLFTPKYDTQEEVFYIILKDLEKASDYFSKATSFHGDFVYNGDPDKWMRTVNSFTLRVLSMLNKKGTVKDISVQQMFETFAQKPLIENEDASFARTYSSKSGQWYPFYYEQNMFWMYPVMSSFLVDMMKGLNDYRLFYYAEPAEALASKPENSFEAYSGVDPVMENGKAQAECTEGKHSAVNRRYHRIASGEPIKTIAYSEVQFILAEAALNGWKTPQSAKQHYENGVKSAMMFTADYTPVDYRNGITIDEAYIDSYLQGTAAFNTTEPKDVLMEKIFNQKYIASFWQLAWNSYYDYRRTGFPKLPINPETNMNEVKTQMPLRWMYAESEYSVNRVNIEEAIQRQFGGNDTPNDVMWLLK